The following are from one region of the Polyangiaceae bacterium genome:
- the hisC gene encoding histidinol-phosphate transaminase, with the protein MPELSLAQLLRPELRELSAYSPDTGSYAVRLDANEAPDLLSPAARARLAEVAARTAWNRYPDPRARKLRAAIAARSAVSEDEVLVGVGSDEVISLLLTVLCQPRGRTTVPTLLTTTPTFVMYKLSAKVRGQRVLEVPLDADWDISVPAMTRALSMAPPNLVFVASPNNPTGTQPDPARLDEIIEAAAGALVVIDEAYADYAARRHIDLYRKHENVALLRTLSKVGFAALRLGWLIGRPELVAELDKARLPYNVATPTQELATVVLEELSGELARVTSHVMAERERVSQALAALPGVEPTPSEANFIWLSTPLPAERVFEGLKARGVLVRSFHQRGGRLAHRLRVTIGTREQNDAFLAALGDELSR; encoded by the coding sequence ATGCCCGAGCTCTCGCTCGCTCAGCTGCTCCGCCCCGAGCTTCGGGAGCTCAGCGCCTACTCTCCGGACACCGGGAGCTACGCGGTGCGCCTCGACGCCAACGAGGCGCCGGACCTGCTGTCGCCCGCTGCTCGCGCCCGGCTGGCGGAGGTCGCAGCGCGGACCGCGTGGAATCGCTATCCGGATCCTCGCGCGCGGAAGCTGCGAGCGGCCATCGCCGCACGCTCGGCGGTGAGCGAAGACGAAGTTCTCGTCGGTGTGGGCAGCGACGAAGTGATCTCGTTGTTGCTCACGGTGCTGTGCCAGCCGCGGGGTCGCACCACGGTGCCCACGCTGCTCACCACCACCCCCACGTTCGTGATGTACAAGCTGAGCGCCAAGGTGCGGGGCCAGCGCGTGCTCGAGGTCCCCCTGGACGCCGACTGGGACATTTCCGTGCCCGCGATGACCCGCGCGCTGTCGATGGCACCGCCGAACCTGGTGTTCGTCGCCAGCCCCAACAACCCCACCGGCACTCAGCCCGACCCGGCGCGACTCGATGAGATCATCGAAGCCGCCGCGGGCGCGCTGGTCGTCATCGACGAGGCCTACGCCGACTACGCGGCTCGGCGCCACATCGATCTCTATCGCAAGCACGAGAACGTCGCGCTGCTGCGCACCCTGTCCAAGGTGGGCTTCGCCGCCCTGCGCCTCGGTTGGCTCATCGGCCGCCCCGAGTTGGTCGCGGAGCTCGACAAGGCACGCCTGCCGTACAACGTCGCCACCCCTACCCAAGAGCTCGCCACCGTGGTGCTGGAGGAGCTCTCGGGGGAGCTCGCCCGCGTCACCTCCCACGTGATGGCCGAGCGCGAGCGCGTCTCGCAGGCGCTCGCGGCGCTGCCCGGCGTCGAGCCCACGCCGAGTGAGGCGAACTTCATCTGGCTCTCCACGCCGCTGCCCGCCGAACGCGTGTTCGAAGGCCTCAAGGCGCGCGGTGTGTTGGTGCGGAGCTTCCATCAACGCGGCGGTCGCCTGGCCCACCGCCTGCGGGTGACGATCGGGACGCGCGAGCAGAACGACGCGTTCCTGGCTGCGCTGGGCGACGAGCTCTCTCGATGA
- a CDS encoding tetratricopeptide repeat protein codes for MMRIATFALALSLTGCGLSTGSVVRLVDGQEIDGRPVSETAYATYAYGALAEARGDLGLAERYYRAASEEDPESPEVWTRLGAVRCAQGLPSTDAVFARAADLDDEYAPLHQEIARCSLAKDPERALSEARRAVALDPASDASTELVIDALERLGRRDEARRWALARALVLPTPAGAWERVRALSSDAAQALADDALTERLERRRKVGLAAPCSALERDALDAALRADDLERAQSLAHACHLPAGRLATRAVALGAAGIGLRQAEQVLAADASNADAWVAALVARDLLHTSSTAAELEPPSAPPSPLASWLLVELIARRAGRDAARTWLGARGDLGAPEDALAKSVAERVKQTLAQ; via the coding sequence ATGATGCGCATCGCGACGTTTGCGCTGGCCTTGAGCCTCACGGGCTGCGGCTTGTCGACCGGCAGCGTGGTGCGCCTGGTGGACGGCCAGGAAATAGACGGCCGCCCGGTGAGCGAGACCGCCTACGCCACCTACGCCTACGGCGCTTTGGCGGAGGCTCGGGGCGATCTCGGGCTGGCGGAGCGCTACTACCGCGCCGCGTCCGAGGAAGATCCCGAGAGCCCGGAAGTGTGGACGCGCCTCGGCGCGGTGCGCTGCGCCCAGGGGCTGCCGAGCACCGACGCCGTGTTCGCCCGAGCCGCGGATCTCGACGACGAATACGCGCCCCTGCACCAAGAGATTGCCCGCTGTTCCCTGGCAAAAGACCCGGAGCGCGCGCTGTCCGAGGCACGCCGCGCAGTGGCCCTCGATCCCGCCAGCGACGCGTCCACGGAGCTGGTGATCGACGCCCTCGAACGCCTCGGGCGCCGTGACGAAGCGCGGCGTTGGGCGCTGGCCCGCGCCCTCGTGCTGCCGACGCCCGCCGGCGCGTGGGAGCGTGTCCGCGCGCTGTCGTCGGACGCGGCCCAGGCCCTCGCCGACGACGCCCTCACCGAGCGCCTCGAGCGCCGCCGCAAGGTGGGCCTGGCGGCGCCTTGCAGCGCCCTCGAGCGCGATGCTCTCGACGCCGCCCTGAGAGCCGACGATCTCGAGCGCGCGCAGTCCCTCGCTCACGCGTGTCACCTGCCCGCCGGTCGTCTCGCGACGCGCGCCGTCGCCCTGGGCGCCGCCGGCATCGGCCTGCGTCAGGCCGAGCAGGTGTTGGCCGCCGACGCCAGCAACGCCGACGCCTGGGTCGCCGCTCTCGTCGCACGCGATCTGCTGCACACCTCGTCGACTGCCGCCGAGCTCGAGCCTCCCAGCGCGCCCCCCTCGCCGCTCGCGTCGTGGCTCCTCGTCGAGCTCATCGCTCGCCGCGCGGGCCGCGATGCCGCGCGCACCTGGCTCGGCGCGCGGGGCGATCTCGGAGCGCCCGAAGACGCCCTCGCCAAGAGCGTGGCCGAGCGCGTGAAGCAGACGCTCGCTCAGTGA
- a CDS encoding hydroxymethylglutaryl-CoA reductase, degradative yields the protein MNDMTSGSRIPGFYKLDIEARRQKVSELSGVELESIEKALAKGGLAPATADKIVENVLGTYGLPFGVALNVRINGIDRLVPMVVEEPSVVAAASNAAKMVRRAGGFAAEMVESLMTTQVELRNVSDPAHAIRALEDANEELLSLAADAVPGLVERGGGPHAIEVRDLGNGIVVVHVLVDCRDAMGANLVNSVAEAVGPRAAELTGATLGLRILSNLCDRRRVRVTCRAHAADLELPADASCEGIHGDAIIDRIVDASRFAELDPYRAATHNKGIMNGVDAVVMATGNDWRAVEAGAHAYAARSGHYAPLAIWRRDGRDLVGELEMPLALGVVGGTLRVHPAARLALSILQIETAAELSETAAAMGLASNLAALRALATEGIQRGHMSLHARAVAAAAGAEGDEVETVAQRIAEDGNVTLDRAAEALAALRGQ from the coding sequence GTGAATGACATGACTTCCGGTTCGCGTATCCCAGGGTTCTACAAGCTCGACATCGAAGCCCGACGCCAGAAGGTGTCGGAGCTGTCCGGCGTGGAGCTCGAGAGCATCGAGAAGGCGCTGGCGAAAGGCGGCCTCGCGCCCGCCACGGCGGACAAGATCGTCGAGAACGTGCTCGGCACCTACGGTCTGCCCTTCGGCGTGGCCCTCAATGTTCGCATCAACGGGATCGACCGCTTGGTGCCCATGGTGGTGGAGGAACCAAGCGTCGTGGCGGCGGCGTCCAACGCCGCCAAGATGGTGCGTCGCGCCGGCGGCTTCGCGGCGGAGATGGTGGAGTCGCTGATGACCACCCAGGTGGAGCTCCGCAACGTGAGCGATCCGGCGCACGCCATTCGCGCGCTGGAGGACGCCAACGAGGAGCTCTTGTCCCTCGCCGCGGACGCGGTTCCCGGCTTGGTGGAACGCGGCGGCGGCCCGCACGCCATCGAGGTGCGCGATCTGGGCAACGGCATCGTCGTGGTCCACGTGCTCGTCGATTGCCGCGACGCGATGGGAGCGAACCTGGTCAATTCCGTGGCAGAAGCCGTCGGGCCGCGAGCGGCGGAGCTGACGGGAGCGACGTTGGGGCTCCGGATCCTGAGCAACCTGTGCGACCGACGGCGCGTCCGCGTCACCTGCCGTGCCCACGCGGCGGACCTCGAGCTCCCGGCGGACGCGAGCTGCGAAGGCATCCATGGCGACGCCATCATCGATCGCATCGTGGACGCCTCTCGCTTCGCGGAGCTCGATCCCTACCGCGCGGCGACCCACAACAAGGGCATCATGAACGGCGTGGACGCCGTAGTGATGGCGACCGGCAACGACTGGCGGGCGGTGGAAGCCGGAGCGCACGCCTACGCCGCGCGCTCCGGTCACTACGCGCCGCTGGCGATCTGGCGACGCGACGGGCGGGATCTCGTCGGGGAGCTCGAGATGCCCCTGGCCCTCGGCGTCGTCGGCGGGACCCTGCGGGTGCACCCCGCCGCGCGCCTCGCGCTTTCCATCCTGCAGATCGAAACCGCAGCCGAGCTCAGCGAGACCGCGGCCGCCATGGGGCTTGCGTCGAATCTCGCCGCGCTCCGTGCCTTGGCCACGGAGGGCATCCAGCGCGGGCACATGTCCCTTCACGCCCGAGCGGTGGCCGCCGCCGCGGGCGCGGAAGGCGACGAAGTGGAGACCGTGGCGCAGCGCATCGCCGAGGACGGCAACGTCACGTTGGACCGAGCCGCTGAAGCGCTAGCCGCGCTCCGCGGTCAGTGA
- a CDS encoding NADH-quinone oxidoreductase subunit N encodes MNVVFGLSPIFAVALGALLLMLAEAFGRPASPEGIGPNGEVIDAGAGRSGELGLIATVILFAGAVLSVAVWMVGPEKLSGLEVTQPYLVMDRFSIFFCFVLCLGGGLASLLAGGYLPEHKIDRGELFPLLLFSTVGAMALSAAGDVLSLFIALETMSLGVYAMVGLRRNPRSAEASLKYFLLGSFAAALMLFGAALLYGATGHTDLAGIGAAIQNIGKGGSVVGAAPVLVALVLVVAGLAFKVSAVPFHMWTPDAYEGAPTPVTSFMAVAVKSAAFAVLLRVLLVGFGDARLMSWASGWPPALALMAVLSMTVANVVAGRQSSVKRMLAYSSIAHAGYALIGVVAAMRSNMGESSVLFYMLTYTVSTAGAFGALILCGSRGKEAVSYEDLAGVAKRHPAAALAFSLFLLSLAGVPPTAGFFGKLYVFRAAMDSQLYALAVIGLVNSLIGAYYYLRVMVFMYMREPAPGAPVAVPMRSGYVASALVIAAVLVLALGLIPGASLEMAVSATVRGG; translated from the coding sequence ATGAACGTCGTGTTCGGGTTGTCCCCCATCTTCGCGGTGGCTCTGGGCGCGCTGCTCCTGATGCTAGCGGAGGCCTTTGGGCGCCCCGCCTCGCCGGAGGGCATCGGTCCGAACGGTGAGGTCATCGACGCCGGGGCCGGCCGCTCCGGTGAGCTCGGGCTCATCGCGACCGTCATCCTGTTTGCCGGCGCGGTGCTCAGCGTCGCCGTGTGGATGGTCGGTCCCGAGAAGCTCAGCGGGCTCGAGGTCACCCAGCCTTACTTGGTGATGGACCGCTTCTCGATTTTCTTCTGCTTCGTGCTGTGCCTGGGCGGCGGTCTCGCATCGCTCTTGGCCGGCGGCTATCTGCCGGAGCACAAGATCGACCGCGGCGAGCTGTTCCCGCTCCTCTTGTTCTCCACGGTGGGCGCCATGGCGCTGTCCGCCGCCGGGGACGTGCTCAGCCTGTTCATCGCCCTGGAGACCATGTCCCTGGGCGTGTACGCGATGGTCGGCCTGCGCAGGAATCCGCGCTCCGCCGAGGCGTCCCTCAAGTACTTTTTGCTCGGCAGCTTCGCGGCGGCGCTGATGTTGTTCGGTGCGGCGCTCTTGTACGGCGCCACCGGCCACACGGATCTCGCCGGCATCGGCGCGGCCATCCAGAACATCGGCAAGGGCGGCAGCGTCGTGGGGGCCGCTCCAGTGCTCGTCGCGCTGGTGCTGGTGGTCGCGGGCTTGGCCTTCAAGGTCAGCGCCGTGCCCTTCCACATGTGGACGCCGGACGCCTACGAAGGCGCGCCCACGCCGGTCACCAGCTTCATGGCGGTGGCCGTCAAGAGCGCCGCCTTTGCGGTGCTGCTCCGCGTGCTGCTCGTTGGCTTCGGTGATGCCCGGCTGATGAGCTGGGCTTCGGGCTGGCCGCCAGCGCTGGCGCTCATGGCCGTGCTCAGCATGACCGTGGCCAACGTGGTCGCCGGTCGCCAATCCTCCGTCAAGCGCATGCTCGCCTACTCGTCCATCGCGCACGCCGGCTACGCCCTCATCGGCGTGGTCGCCGCCATGCGCAGCAACATGGGCGAATCCAGCGTGCTCTTCTACATGCTGACCTACACCGTCAGCACCGCCGGCGCCTTCGGCGCGCTGATCTTGTGCGGCAGCCGCGGCAAGGAAGCGGTGAGCTACGAAGATCTCGCCGGCGTGGCCAAGCGTCACCCCGCGGCGGCCCTGGCGTTCTCGCTCTTCTTGCTGTCCCTGGCGGGGGTGCCGCCCACGGCCGGCTTCTTCGGCAAGCTGTACGTGTTCCGCGCCGCGATGGACTCCCAGCTCTATGCCCTCGCCGTCATCGGTCTGGTGAACAGCCTGATCGGCGCCTACTACTATCTGCGCGTCATGGTGTTCATGTACATGCGGGAGCCCGCGCCCGGCGCCCCGGTGGCCGTGCCCATGCGCTCCGGCTACGTGGCGTCGGCCCTGGTGATCGCCGCGGTCTTGGTGTTGGCCCTGGGCCTGATCCCCGGCGCTTCGCTGGAAATGGCGGTTTCAGCGACGGTTCGTGGTGGCTGA
- a CDS encoding NADH-quinone oxidoreductase subunit M produces MSPVAKSLFELVPYLVAFAVGFVVPRRKSWLERVAVGVVGVLGLVLILGLWPEKAAGAAEAAPPTEWPELLNLIVFLPIVGALAILFLPRQTPKLLRQVTLGILGLDFLASLLLLRVPMTTGWHFQYVTEWLPSFGIRYHVAVDGVSVWLILLSTLTTPIAAYVSFGSIKGRTKDLCFSLLLLHGAMLGAFVALDLFLFYLFWELMLVPMIILIGVWGGVEKIKASYKFFLYTMAGSVLMLAAILYMVWTHQQVAGFVTFDYLALSQLVLPRTAAWLCFGAFALAFVIKVPMFPLHTWLPDAHVQAPTGGSIILAAVLLKLGTYGYIRYCMGMFAGPAWSAAANLAGVAVGGGILYGALVAWKQDDIKRLVAYSSVAHMGFVMLGLFAATHAGVQGAILQMVNHGVSTGALFLLVGVIYDRRHTREVREFGGIAKVMPVYAALFVIVTMSSIGVPGTNGFVGEFMVIMGTFVSLPLGSHGQLQAVLAAFGVILAAVYMLSVVQRVFFGPLSNPKNKGLADLNVRESVALSPLIVLIFVIGLFPSIFLSRSADAVDAVIQRYNDGRKAYQEMDPEATQAKLMPHDDGPLFSGYPEPPKKEGEESTEAPTQAAQAALGAEAGR; encoded by the coding sequence ATGAGCCCGGTTGCTAAGTCGCTGTTCGAGCTCGTTCCATACCTAGTGGCGTTCGCCGTCGGCTTCGTGGTTCCGCGCCGCAAGAGCTGGCTGGAGCGCGTGGCCGTGGGCGTGGTCGGCGTGCTCGGCTTGGTGCTGATCCTCGGGCTGTGGCCCGAGAAGGCCGCCGGCGCCGCCGAAGCGGCTCCGCCCACGGAGTGGCCCGAGCTCCTGAACTTGATCGTGTTCCTGCCCATCGTCGGCGCGCTCGCCATCCTGTTCCTGCCGCGGCAGACGCCGAAGCTCCTGCGCCAGGTCACGCTCGGAATCCTGGGCCTCGATTTCCTCGCGTCGCTGCTGCTGCTGCGCGTGCCCATGACCACGGGCTGGCACTTCCAGTACGTGACGGAGTGGCTGCCGAGCTTCGGCATTCGCTACCACGTGGCGGTGGATGGCGTGAGCGTGTGGCTGATCTTGCTGTCCACGTTGACGACTCCAATCGCCGCCTACGTCTCCTTCGGCTCCATCAAGGGGCGCACCAAGGACCTGTGCTTCTCCTTGTTGCTCTTGCACGGAGCCATGCTGGGCGCCTTCGTGGCCCTGGATCTGTTCCTGTTCTATCTGTTCTGGGAGCTGATGCTGGTGCCGATGATCATTCTCATCGGCGTGTGGGGCGGCGTCGAGAAGATCAAGGCGAGCTACAAGTTCTTCCTCTATACGATGGCCGGCAGCGTGCTGATGCTGGCTGCCATCCTGTACATGGTGTGGACGCACCAGCAGGTCGCCGGCTTCGTCACCTTCGACTACCTGGCCCTGAGCCAGCTGGTGCTGCCGCGAACGGCCGCGTGGCTGTGTTTCGGCGCCTTCGCCCTGGCCTTCGTGATCAAGGTGCCGATGTTCCCGCTCCACACCTGGTTGCCGGACGCTCACGTGCAGGCGCCCACTGGCGGCTCCATCATCCTGGCGGCGGTGCTGCTCAAGCTCGGTACCTACGGCTACATCCGCTACTGCATGGGTATGTTCGCAGGCCCGGCCTGGAGCGCCGCGGCGAACCTCGCCGGCGTGGCGGTCGGGGGCGGCATCCTGTACGGCGCGCTCGTTGCCTGGAAGCAGGACGACATCAAGCGACTGGTGGCCTACTCCTCCGTGGCCCACATGGGCTTCGTGATGTTGGGCTTGTTCGCCGCGACCCACGCCGGGGTGCAGGGCGCCATCTTGCAGATGGTGAACCACGGCGTTTCCACCGGCGCTTTGTTCCTCTTGGTCGGGGTCATCTACGACCGCCGGCACACCCGCGAGGTCCGGGAGTTCGGCGGCATCGCCAAGGTGATGCCGGTGTACGCCGCGCTGTTCGTCATCGTCACGATGTCCAGCATCGGCGTGCCGGGCACCAACGGCTTCGTGGGCGAGTTCATGGTCATCATGGGGACCTTCGTGTCCCTGCCGCTCGGCTCCCACGGTCAGCTCCAGGCGGTGCTCGCGGCCTTCGGCGTGATTCTCGCGGCGGTGTACATGCTGAGCGTGGTGCAGCGCGTCTTCTTCGGACCGCTGTCGAACCCCAAGAACAAGGGCTTGGCGGATCTGAACGTGCGCGAGAGCGTGGCGCTGTCCCCGCTCATCGTCCTCATCTTCGTGATCGGGCTGTTCCCGTCGATCTTCCTGTCGCGCTCCGCGGACGCCGTGGACGCGGTCATCCAGCGCTACAACGACGGTCGCAAGGCGTACCAAGAGATGGATCCCGAAGCGACACAGGCGAAGCTCATGCCCCATGACGACGGGCCTCTGTTCAGCGGCTACCCCGAGCCGCCGAAGAAGGAAGGGGAGGAGTCGACCGAGGCTCCCACGCAAGCCGCGCAAGCTGCGCTCGGCGCGGAGGCCGGCCGATGA
- a CDS encoding DUF4352 domain-containing protein, producing MHIRSSSWTAFGCVVLIAGALLACKKKSSSTTGSTTTTAETPTTPVPTATTPPITNKVWNVGEAATAPDYKMTIDNVKECKVKYYFRPKKGNIKLGVEVSIEGTADKDVPVNPFYAKITDGEGYSYTSTFGGCEPDLKSVRIGKGEKAKGWVTFEVPEKASGLKLTYNPFIIGTAKQELKFDLGR from the coding sequence ATGCACATTCGCTCCAGCTCTTGGACCGCTTTCGGCTGTGTCGTGCTCATCGCCGGCGCTCTGCTCGCCTGCAAAAAGAAGAGCTCGAGCACCACCGGCAGCACGACGACCACCGCGGAGACGCCCACCACCCCGGTTCCGACCGCCACCACACCGCCCATCACCAACAAGGTGTGGAACGTTGGCGAGGCCGCCACGGCCCCCGACTACAAGATGACGATCGATAACGTGAAGGAGTGCAAGGTCAAGTACTACTTCCGCCCCAAGAAGGGGAACATCAAGCTCGGCGTCGAGGTGAGCATCGAGGGCACCGCGGACAAGGACGTTCCGGTGAACCCCTTCTACGCGAAGATCACCGACGGCGAGGGTTACTCCTACACGAGCACCTTCGGCGGCTGCGAGCCGGACCTCAAGAGCGTGCGCATCGGCAAGGGCGAGAAGGCCAAGGGCTGGGTCACCTTCGAGGTTCCCGAGAAGGCCTCGGGTCTGAAGCTCACCTACAACCCGTTCATCATCGGCACCGCCAAGCAAGAGCTGAAGTTCGACCTCGGTCGCTGA
- a CDS encoding serine/threonine protein kinase, whose amino-acid sequence MNASYRASLPSGVSIGSFEPLFELGRGGMGTALLARAVGVAGFERLVVIKRLHPHMLDRVEAVNRFLDEARVAAHIRHANVVATHLVGTDEDGHFLVLDYVEGASLEELVDRVALKRNAIPPPIVLRIGLDALAGLHAAHEARDTSGQRLELLHRDVSIQNVLVGRDGVARVSDFGIAKSAIASVQTDKQYIVGKLMYLPPEYLRREAVGPDFDVYSLGLTLWIALAGTTPWPEDDDAKMVTQILINGVPRISTVMSVAPQLDDLLAKACAMNRADRFPSARAMMDAIEHIGRHTGWLASHAEVSDFVESLMGADLKEREKRVTRRLKAGTDPELPIPLRKPVHTPGNEDVTEEVIPVVKPRPLWPFVLGALVLLGFLCTWLLVKASTPVQAEPSPPPPAPTPSAAGLEIPTAPPAPTPSVAPAPSAVSAPERPQKPKTIARSVSAPTPAPTPQPAPTATATSDGISKKNPYRK is encoded by the coding sequence ATGAACGCCAGCTACCGAGCGTCACTGCCCAGCGGCGTGAGCATCGGTTCCTTCGAGCCCCTGTTCGAGCTCGGGCGCGGAGGCATGGGCACGGCGCTGCTCGCTCGCGCCGTGGGGGTGGCGGGATTCGAGCGCCTGGTCGTGATCAAGCGCCTGCACCCGCACATGCTGGACCGCGTGGAAGCAGTGAATCGTTTCCTGGACGAGGCGCGCGTCGCCGCCCACATCCGCCACGCCAACGTGGTGGCCACGCACTTGGTCGGCACCGACGAAGACGGGCATTTCTTGGTGCTCGACTACGTGGAAGGCGCCAGCCTCGAAGAGCTGGTGGATCGCGTCGCGCTCAAACGCAACGCCATCCCGCCGCCGATCGTGCTGCGCATCGGGCTGGACGCCCTCGCCGGGCTACACGCGGCGCACGAGGCCCGCGACACCTCCGGCCAGCGCCTGGAGCTGCTCCACCGCGATGTTTCGATTCAGAACGTGTTGGTCGGTCGCGACGGCGTGGCTCGCGTGAGCGATTTCGGCATCGCCAAGAGCGCCATCGCCTCGGTGCAGACGGACAAGCAGTACATCGTCGGCAAGCTGATGTACCTGCCGCCGGAGTACCTGCGGCGAGAAGCCGTGGGTCCGGACTTCGACGTCTACTCCCTGGGACTCACCTTGTGGATCGCCCTCGCCGGCACCACGCCGTGGCCGGAGGACGACGACGCGAAGATGGTGACGCAGATCCTCATCAACGGGGTGCCGCGTATCTCGACCGTCATGAGCGTCGCGCCACAGCTCGACGACTTGCTCGCCAAGGCCTGCGCGATGAACCGCGCGGACCGCTTTCCGTCGGCGCGGGCGATGATGGACGCCATCGAGCACATCGGCCGCCACACCGGTTGGTTGGCGAGCCACGCCGAAGTGTCGGACTTCGTCGAATCGCTGATGGGCGCGGATCTGAAAGAGCGCGAGAAGCGCGTCACCCGGCGCCTGAAAGCAGGCACGGACCCCGAGCTTCCCATCCCTCTCAGAAAGCCGGTGCACACGCCAGGCAACGAAGACGTCACCGAGGAAGTGATCCCGGTGGTGAAGCCACGGCCGCTGTGGCCCTTCGTGCTGGGTGCCCTGGTGCTCCTCGGGTTTCTCTGCACCTGGCTCCTGGTGAAAGCGTCCACGCCGGTGCAGGCCGAACCGAGCCCACCACCGCCGGCTCCGACGCCCAGCGCCGCGGGGTTGGAGATCCCCACCGCGCCGCCGGCTCCGACGCCCAGCGTCGCGCCCGCGCCAAGCGCGGTTTCCGCGCCGGAACGACCCCAAAAACCAAAGACGATCGCGCGGTCGGTGTCCGCTCCCACACCCGCCCCGACGCCCCAACCCGCGCCGACAGCCACCGCCACCAGCGACGGCATATCCAAGAAGAATCCCTACCGGAAGTGA
- a CDS encoding TetR/AcrR family transcriptional regulator, protein MGIAERRERERQQRRADILRAGWAVAERVGWAAFSVERVASEAELGRATVYGYFESLEALVLALAENAFEELSERIAAADKLTEALDVPVRLAKSRPAAFALLFPPGNDPRTAFSNEALEGIRVQARQLLGRLQRLAARSRANLPEDARSAEAFLTAVSMAATLVPELSESTTLRHRWQDFVLGEPTDDDSDDGVGNGQ, encoded by the coding sequence ATGGGAATTGCGGAGCGACGCGAGCGCGAGCGACAGCAGCGTCGCGCCGACATCCTTCGAGCGGGGTGGGCCGTGGCGGAGCGAGTGGGCTGGGCGGCTTTCAGCGTGGAGCGCGTGGCGAGCGAAGCCGAGCTCGGTCGTGCCACGGTGTACGGCTACTTCGAGTCGCTCGAAGCGTTGGTCCTCGCCCTCGCGGAGAACGCGTTCGAGGAGCTGTCCGAACGCATCGCCGCGGCGGACAAGCTGACCGAAGCCTTGGACGTTCCGGTGCGTCTGGCCAAGTCGCGGCCGGCCGCCTTCGCGCTGCTGTTCCCTCCCGGCAACGACCCGCGCACGGCCTTCTCCAACGAAGCGCTCGAGGGCATCCGCGTCCAGGCCCGCCAGCTCTTGGGCCGACTGCAGCGTCTCGCGGCGCGTTCCCGCGCGAACCTGCCCGAGGACGCTCGCAGCGCCGAGGCGTTTCTCACGGCGGTGAGCATGGCGGCCACGTTGGTACCGGAGCTTTCCGAAAGCACCACGCTGCGCCATCGCTGGCAAGATTTCGTGCTCGGAGAGCCGACCGACGACGACTCCGACGACGGTGTCGGAAACGGTCAGTAA